GGAATCCTTATCCTCTCGGCTTCCAGCATTGCCCTCTCCATGTTGAGGAAGATGCTCCTTCCGAGCTTTGCCGATATCCTGTCGTGAACGAGGGGATCCTCGATGTACCTTTTAACCGCCCCGGGATTCCGGGAGAGCAGGTTCGGGTCGATGCCGTTGGACATGGTCACTCCCGGGGCGACCCTTCCGAGGAACTTCGCAAGGGCCACCACAAAGCCGGGCGTCTTTGGGCTTCTGGCGAGTGCCGGGGAGGAAGCTATCAGGCCCCTTATAGCATCGGGCCTCGTCTGGGCGTATCTGATGACCGTCAGACCGCCGAGGCTGTGGCCGAAGAGGAAGGGCTTTTCTCCGATCTCCTCGATGATGCCGTCCATTATCTCCATGGCCTCTTCGATGCTCGCGTGTCCTCTCTTGCCCCCGCTTTTCCCGTGTCCCGGCCAGTCAAAGGCGTAGACCGCGAAACCTGCATCGTTAAGCTCCCTGATAAGCCTTCCGTACCTTCCGCTGTGTTCTCCAAGACCGTGGACGAGGAGGATCCAGCCGAGCTTTGCCTCACCGTATCTTTTCCTGTAAACCTCCATACCCATCGCCATGGTATTTTACGTTCCCATGTACATGAAGGTATATAAATGTCTTTCGGCGAAAAATCGAAGCATCTTCGTCTTTCAACTTAAAGTTTCAAACTTTTTCCGCTGTATCAAAGGGCCATCTCGTATCGGGGTGTGGAGAAAAGTGGAGAAAAGGCGAAGGAGGGTTTTCACCCTATTTCTATTAGTGGTTGGCCGGGGTTTACGGTGTCCCCTTCCTTCACGAGGATTCTCTTAATCTTCCCGTCCCTCGGCGCTGGAATCTCGTTTTCCATTTTCATGGCCTCGAGGACCAACAACCCCTGGCCAGTCTTAACACTCTCCCCCTCCTTCACCAGAATCCTCAGTATCTTACCCGGCATTGGAGCGGTAACAACACCCTCTCCCGCCGGGGAAGGAGCCTGAACCGGCTCCGGAACCGAAAGAGACTCCCGAACCGGAGAAGGAATTTGAACCGGAGTGAGTTCCCGTTTTCCGGGGCTCTTACCTTGGATGGCCGGCAGGTACTTCAACCCGCTGAGGTCCACGCCTTCAACCCCAACCTCAAACTCGAGCCCGTTGACGTGGATCCTGAACTTCTGAACCGACGGGGGCATCTCCGGGGCTTTCCTTCCGGTCTTTCTCGCCTCGAAGAACTCCTTCGCCACCTGTGGGAAGAGACAGTAGGTCAGGATATCCTCTTCCTTCTCAAGGTAACCGAGTTCCTCGAGCTCCTTCCTGCATTTCTCCAGCATGGGTTCAAGTAGCTCGCCGGGTCTGACCTCTATCGCCTCCTCCTCCCCGAGGACCTTCCTTCTTAGTTCCGGGTTTATCTCCCCGGGCGGTTTTCCGTAGAGTCCTCTGATGTAATCCCGGACCTCCCGGGTTATCCTCTCGTACCTTCCGAAGAGGACGTTGAAGACCGCCTGAGTGCCGACTATCTGGCTTGTGGGCGTAACGAGTGGCGGCCAGCCAAGGTCCTCCCTGACGCGGGGTATCTCCCTGAGGACTTCGTCGAGTTTATTCAGGACCTTCATCTCCTTAAGCTGGGATATCAGATTGGAGTACATTCCGCCGGGAACCTGATACCTGAGGATGTAGGGGTTCACCATCAGGGCTTCCTTTGAGAGCATCCCGGAGTACTTCTCATCGAGGAGCTTCTTCAGGTAGCGTGAGATCTCGTGGATCGTTTCCCGGTTCAGAGAAGCATCCTTCACCTCTGGAATCGCGTGCCACAGGGTCTGCACGCCCGGCTGGGCTGTTCCGAAGGCGAGAGGGCTTATTGCGGTATCTATGTAGTCCGCCCCGGCCTCCACGGCCTTCAGGTAGGTGGCCACGGCCATCCCTGTGGTCGAGTGCGTGTGAACGTCAACCGGAACCCCGTAGGTTTCCTTTATCTCGCTAACGAGTTCGTAGGCCTTTGGAGGGGTCAGCAGGCCCGCCATGTCCTTTATCGTTATAACGTCAACGTCCAGATCCAGAAGCTCCTCGACCTTCTTCATGTAGTAATCGAGGGTGAAGAGCTCTCCCGTCGTGTAGGTTACCGCCCCCTGCACCTCGGCGCCTACCTCCCGGGCCTTCCGTATTGCCACCTCCATGTTCCTGACGTCGTTCAGGGCATCGAAGACCCGGAAGATGTCTATACCGTTCCTGTGGGCCAGTTCCACGAACTTTTCCACAACATCGTCCGGATAGTGCCTGTAGCCGACGACGTTCTGCCCGCGGAGGAGCATCTGCAGTTTCGTCCTTTTGATGTGCTCCCTCAGAAGCCTGAGCCTCTCCCACGGGTCCTCTTTGAGGTAGCGGATGCAGACGTCGAAGGTAGCCCCTCCCCAGACCTCCATGGAGTAGAAGCCGGCCCTGTCCATCTTCTCCGCTATGGGGAGCATGTCCTCCGTTCGAAGGCGCGTCGCTATCAGGGACTGATGGGCGTCCCTAAAGGTGGTGTCTATGATCTTCACCATACAGCATCATCCCGCTTTTTGTTTAACCTGATGAAGGGAGAGCTTAAAAGTATTTCGACTTTAGTTGGTATTATTATCGACAAAAAACGAAATAAAGATCAGAGGAGCCCTTCGGCCTTCGCGGCTTCCTCCGGGTCCTCGTTCCTGTGGATTACCCTTATGAGGGCCTTTATGAAGGGTTCGGGGTTCTCGCGCTGGAAGATGTTTCTCCCGACCACCGCCCCGGAACCGCCGGCTTCAACGACCTCATGGACCACTCTCAGGAAGTCAACCGGGTTCTCGGTCTTCGCACCTCCGCTCAGGAGCACGGGCACTCCGGCGGCGGCATCCACGACCTTTGAAAAGGTCTCCCTCGAGCCCGTCCAGTAGGTCTTTATCATGTCCGCACCGCTCTCCGCCGCGGCCCTCGCACCGTACATAACGACGCGGTAGTCCTCCTTCCTTCCGTACTTCTCAGTTATGTAGGGTCCCCTCGGATAGGCGAACTGCACGACCGGGAAGCCGAGGTCGTGGGCGTAGCTCGCTATCTCTGCAAACTGGCGCATCATTGCATCCTCGTTCGGCGAACCCCAGTAGACGGTCGCCGCTATGGCGTCTGCCCCGAGCTTTATGGCATCCTCAACGAAGCCGAGCTGACTCTGGAGGAGCTGGGTATCCTTCGGGCGGAGGTTCGTTTTGCTGGTCAGTTTGACCATGAGCCCGACGTTGGGCTTGAGCTCCTTCCCGGCTATCCTCGCGATTCCCGGAAGGACCATCACACCGTCCACACCGGCCCTCACGACCTTCCTTATGATCGTCCCCGGGTTGACGTGTTCCCAGTGACCCTCGAAGTCGGTCGGACCGTGCTCGAAACCGTGGTCCATGGCGAATATGAGGGCCCTCCCGTCCCTGCGGAAGAACCGGGCCAACCTGCGCCTTATACCAACGTTCTGGTATGCGTCCATCTTAATCACCTGTGGTGATATAGCCTCTGGGGATTTAAGGTTTTTGGAGGAAGCCCTTTAAGTCCAGCGTTGAGTTACGGGCGGTGAAGGGTATGAAGATCGGGAGCAAAATTATCCGGCTCGAGGAGGTCGATTCCACGAACGAATACTCCATGCGTATCGCCCCCGAAGTTCCTGAAGGAACGGTGGTGGTTGCGGGGAGGCAGACGGCCGGGAAGGGCAGAAAAAACCGTTCGTGGGCATCTCCGGAAGGTGGCCTCTGGATGAGCGTTATCCTCAGGCCCCGCAGGGTTGATCCCAGACTGGTGTTCGTGGGGGCCCTCGCCGTCGTGGATACCCTCTCGGACTTCGGGGTGGCTTCGGCCATCAAGTGGCCAAACGACGTATGGGCCGGCGGTAAAAAGATCGCCGGGGTGCTGACGGAAGGGAAGGCCGGTCAATACGCCGTTCTGGGCATCGGTCTGAACGTCAACAACACCGTTCCCGAGGAACCTGAAGCTATTTCCATGATGGAGCTCGTGGGCGCAAAGGTTCCTCTTGAGAAGGTCCTTGAGAGGCTTCTTTTCCACCTCGACGGATGGTACAGGGTCTTTACGGAGAGGCCGGAGCTGATGATGGCGAAGGTCCGCGAGAGGACCTTTATCCTCGGGAGGATGGTTCGCGTTATTCAGGACGATAATGAGCTTATCGGTCGTGCACTGGACGTTCTTGATGACGGTTCCCTGCTGGTCGACGTTTCCGGACAGTTAAAGCGCGTTGTGTACGGTGATGTTTCGCTGAGGTTGTTTTAATTTTTTTGACACTTTGCCAGCATATTTTCCCAAAGTTTTATATATTATCAAGCACTTAACTTTCCCGCTGATACGTTTGAACCCAACGGTAGGAGGGATGATCGATGAAAAAAGGCCTGCTCAGGGCGTATCTGGAGGTGCCCGTGCTTCAAAAGATTCTGGCGGCGCTGGTTCTCGGAATTATCGCCGGAATAGTGCTGCCGGGATACGCTGAGACCCTCAAGCCCCTCGGCGATCTCTTCGTGCGTCTGCTGAAGATGCTTGTGATGCCGGTTGTGCTGTTTTCTCTGATAGTAGGATCCGCCAGCATTAACCCGGCAAAGCTCGGAAGGGTGGGCGTTAAGATAATCCTCTACTACCTGTTAACCTCGGCCTTTGCGGTGTTCTTCGGTCTTTTGATGGGCAACCTGTTTAAGCCGGGGACCGGAATAGAGCTTGGAACCGGTGCTGGAAAGGCAATAGAAGCCAAGGCGCCTTCCCTCGTCCAGACGCTCCTCAACGTAGTCCCGACCAATCCCTTTGCCGCCATATCGAGCGGTCAGGTGCTTCCAACGATCTTCTTTGCCATAATCTTTGGAATAGCCGTAAGCTACCTCATGAACAGCCGGGACGAAAGGCTCAGAACCTCGTCCGAAACCCTTTACCGGGTCCTCGATGCCAGTGCCGAGGCGATGTACAAAATCGTCGGAGGGGTTATGCAGTACGCCCCCATAGGTGTCTTCGCCCTCATCTACTACGTCGTCGGCAAGTTCGGGCCCAACGTGGCTGGTCCGCTGGTTAAGGTCGTGGTTGCCGTCTACATCGGTCTGACGCTCCAGATACTCCTTGTTTACTTAGTTCTCCTTAAGATCTACGGCCTCGATCCCGTAAAGTTCCTCAAGAAGGCCAAGGATGCCATGATAACGGCCTTCGTTACAAGGAGTTCCAGTGGGACGCTGCCGGTTACGATGCGCGTTGCCGAGGAGGAGATGGGTGTCGACAGGGGGATATTCTCCTTCACGCTTCCCCTCGGTGCGACGATAAACATGGACGGTACGGCCCTCTATCAGGGTGTCACGGTGCTCTTCGTGGCCTACGCCATCGGCCACCCCCTTACCCTCGGACAGCAGCTGGTAGTTGTACTCACGGCCGTGCTGGCATCCATTGGAACGGCCGGCGTCCCCGGGGCCGGGGCCATAATGCTCGCAATGGTGCTGCAGAGTGTCGGTCTTGACCTGACCCCCGGGAGCCCCGTGGCCCTTGCCTACGCCATGATACTCGGGATAGACGCGATCCTCGACATGGGGAGGACGATGGTCAACGTCACCGGCGACCTCACGGGAACGACGATCGTGGCCAAGACCGAGGGTGAACTGGACCTCTCCAAGTGGGAGAAGTGATCCCCCTCTTTTCTCCCCCTTTATTCCGGGTTTGGGATAAAGTTAAATACTCCGGCGTGGCCCTATCCACGGTACAGTTTAAACGGAGGTAGCTTTATGAAGAGAGCGCTTGTGATGATTTTAGTTGCGATCCTCGTACTCCCGCTCATCTCAACTCAGGGGCTCGCGGAGGATCGGCCGAAGACCTACAAACAGGACTTCGTTTTCACAATAGTGGTTATGCCCGACGGAAACGCCAACATAACCCTCAAAACCGTCTGGCTCGAGCCAGAGGATGAGATTCAGAAGCAGATTGAGGGCATCCTTAACTGGACAAAGAACGGCAGCATGACCGTCGAGGAGGCCGTGGACAGGTTCGAAAAGGACCAGCTCAAGATGTACGTCTACAGCCTGACCCAGTCGGGGATGAGTCTCGCCAACGAGAGCGTGAAGGCCTACGGAATCACGGAAGGCAAGAACATAACCCTCGTTTTCAACGCCATAGCCCTGAACTTCTCAAAGTACTACTCCTACGACGACCACTGGGAGGTTCCCATAGACCCGACGAGGGGCTATTCCCAGATGAACGTTCCGGACACGGGGTTTCCCTTTGCGGTGGACATCAACAGCACATTCATAGTGAAGCTCCCTGAGAACGCCACTCCGATCGATTATCCAAGGGCCTTCGCCCGGCAGTACAACTCGAGCAGCTTCTTTGTAAAGTCGAAGGTGGAGGGCGATACCGTCATCGTGAGCTCCTACATCTACCTCGAGCCGTTTCTGCCTCCCGAAGGCTACAAAGCCCTCTTTGGGGACTACGATGGCTACTACGTAAGCTATAGGGCCCCGTACAAAGGTGAGGAGCACTACCAGAGCAGTGTTATGAACGAGTACGTTACGCTGGACGTCTACGCCAACGGTAGCGTCAGGCTTCGTATGAGGGACGAGTACGTCGAGCCAGCATCTGAGGTCGAGGCAAGGAAGAAGGAGATACTCTCCTACGGCGTTGAGAACGCAACTGAATACATAGAAAGGACCTACTCGATAGCCCTCTCCTACAGGGGAGCCCTCGTGGATAGTGGGAAGGTCAGGATACTCGGCCTAAACGAAACGGGCGCACCGCTGGTCGTCGATGCCGAGTACATGCTCAGGAACTTCACGAAATTCGAGAACGGCTCCTACGTTTACAGCTTCGATCCGACCCTCGGCCTTACGAACGGACTTCAGGGCAGGCTCAACTACGCCGTCAACCACACCTTCTACCTCACGATAAACCTCCCTGAGGGCGGAGAGTTCATCGAGGTTCCGGGGAACGAAAGCGAGGAACTCAACGGCAACAGCTTCAGGATGACCGTCTTGGAGAATGGGAACTCCCTGCAGGTTGTTTCGAGGATCTTCGTCCGCTACGGTGCCCCGGCGGAGGACGTTACGAAGATGCTCTCCAACCACACCTCGGCAACGGTTAAATACACCCTTCCCGCGGAGAAAACCGGGATGAGCGGTACCGGACAGGTTGTTGGGGGGATCATCGCCCTCCTTCTACTGCTCGGTGCGATAGTCATCTGGAGGGGGCGCTGAGCCCCTTTCAGGATAGGGAGGTGATGTAGATGACGCGCAAGCTCTACTACGAGGATGCCTACCTGAAGGAGGCAAAGGCAAAGGTCCTTGACGTGAGGGAGAACGCCCTACTCCTCGACAGGACGGTGTTCTACCCCACAGGCGGCGGCCAGCCTCACGACAGGGGATGGATAAACGGGGTGGAGGTTATCGACGTTTACAAAGACGGGGACGACGTGTGGCATGTCCTTGCGGAGCCCGGAGGGTTCAGGAAGGGCGACGAGGTGGAGCTGAGGATAGACTGGGATTACCGCTACAGGCTCATGAGGATGCACTCCGCCCTGCACCTGCTCGATCACGTCCTGAACGTCGTCCTTCCCGGCGAATGGGAGCCCTACGGGAGTGGGATGAGTGCCGAGAAAGGAAGATACGACATCGTCTACCCGGAGAACGTAAACCGCTGGAAGGAGGAGATAGTGGAGACCTTCAACCGCCTCGTGGATGAAGGGGGCGAGATGAAGATATGGTGGGAAGGAGAGACCAGATACACCCAGATAAGGGACTTCGAGGTGATACCCTGCGGCGGAACGCACGTGAAGGACATAAGGGAGATAGGCCACCTGAAGAAGTTCAAGCGTTCCAGTCTCGGGAAGGGCAAGCAGAGGCTGGAGATCTGGCTCAGCGATTGAAGCCCTTCCGATGTCCTTTTTACCTTTCGAAAACGTAGAAGTACCTCTCAAGGCTCTTGTGGACCCGCTGGTAATAGCGGGCGATGGGCTTTAAGTCCACCTCTCCCGCCTCTTCCATTGCCCGGAAGTCGGCCGGAAAGGCTATGGCAACCCTGCCCTCGGGCTTCAGGACGTCGTGGATGCTCCGGAGGACCTCCCTGTAGAGCTCGTTCCTCCTCCTTCCGGCCAGCGTTGCGGAGGTGCCGTAGGGCGGGTCCGTTGCCACCGCTTCAAAGCTCCTTCCGAAGAGCTCCTTAAGTTCCGTCGCATCTCCAAGTCTCAGCTCGTAGTCCTTTACGCCGTAGTGCCTCAGGTTCCTTTCGGCCCCTTCCACCATCTCCGGCCTTATGTCAACGCCATACACCTTCAGGCCGAGCAACGCTGCCTCGATCAGTATCCCGCCGGCGCCCATCATGGGATCGAGGAGCTCCCTCCTCGCTTTAGTCAGGTTCACCATGGCCCGGGAGATCCTCGGATGGAGGGATATCGGCCTGAAAAAGGGCCTCCTGTGGGCCTTTCTATTCTCGAAGTCAGCTGGATCAAAGAAGCGGAGCATTACCCCGGCGTGGAGCCTTTCCCCGCAGTGGACCCTCACGACGGTGTCCGGCTTCGAGAGGTTCACGGGGAAGCCCATTGAGTGGATAACCGCGCCGAGCTTCCGCGGGAGGTCGAGTGTTCTATGCCTGCAGTTCGCCATGGTTTCCGTATCGACCTTGAAGGTCCCCCTGATCGGCCAGTCCACTTCTCTGGCCTTTTGGAGGAGCTCCTCAACGGAATCCGCCTCGATCAAGAGCCTTCCGTACTCGTGGGAAAGACCGAGCCTGTCGAGGAAGGGGAA
The window above is part of the Thermococcus sp. P6 genome. Proteins encoded here:
- a CDS encoding alpha/beta hydrolase → MEVYRKRYGEAKLGWILLVHGLGEHSGRYGRLIRELNDAGFAVYAFDWPGHGKSGGKRGHASIEEAMEIMDGIIEEIGEKPFLFGHSLGGLTVIRYAQTRPDAIRGLIASSPALARSPKTPGFVVALAKFLGRVAPGVTMSNGIDPNLLSRNPGAVKRYIEDPLVHDRISAKLGRSIFLNMERAMLEAERIRIPVLLLVGTADVITPPEGSRRLFEKLRVKDKTLREFEGAYHEIFEDPEWADEFHKAVVEWAVKRGLK
- a CDS encoding pyruvate/oxaloacetate carboxyltransferase encodes the protein MVKIIDTTFRDAHQSLIATRLRTEDMLPIAEKMDRAGFYSMEVWGGATFDVCIRYLKEDPWERLRLLREHIKRTKLQMLLRGQNVVGYRHYPDDVVEKFVELAHRNGIDIFRVFDALNDVRNMEVAIRKAREVGAEVQGAVTYTTGELFTLDYYMKKVEELLDLDVDVITIKDMAGLLTPPKAYELVSEIKETYGVPVDVHTHSTTGMAVATYLKAVEAGADYIDTAISPLAFGTAQPGVQTLWHAIPEVKDASLNRETIHEISRYLKKLLDEKYSGMLSKEALMVNPYILRYQVPGGMYSNLISQLKEMKVLNKLDEVLREIPRVREDLGWPPLVTPTSQIVGTQAVFNVLFGRYERITREVRDYIRGLYGKPPGEINPELRRKVLGEEEAIEVRPGELLEPMLEKCRKELEELGYLEKEEDILTYCLFPQVAKEFFEARKTGRKAPEMPPSVQKFRIHVNGLEFEVGVEGVDLSGLKYLPAIQGKSPGKRELTPVQIPSPVRESLSVPEPVQAPSPAGEGVVTAPMPGKILRILVKEGESVKTGQGLLVLEAMKMENEIPAPRDGKIKRILVKEGDTVNPGQPLIEIG
- the fba gene encoding class I fructose-bisphosphate aldolase, with the protein product MDAYQNVGIRRRLARFFRRDGRALIFAMDHGFEHGPTDFEGHWEHVNPGTIIRKVVRAGVDGVMVLPGIARIAGKELKPNVGLMVKLTSKTNLRPKDTQLLQSQLGFVEDAIKLGADAIAATVYWGSPNEDAMMRQFAEIASYAHDLGFPVVQFAYPRGPYITEKYGRKEDYRVVMYGARAAAESGADMIKTYWTGSRETFSKVVDAAAGVPVLLSGGAKTENPVDFLRVVHEVVEAGGSGAVVGRNIFQRENPEPFIKALIRVIHRNEDPEEAAKAEGLL
- a CDS encoding biotin--[acetyl-CoA-carboxylase] ligase; the protein is MKIGSKIIRLEEVDSTNEYSMRIAPEVPEGTVVVAGRQTAGKGRKNRSWASPEGGLWMSVILRPRRVDPRLVFVGALAVVDTLSDFGVASAIKWPNDVWAGGKKIAGVLTEGKAGQYAVLGIGLNVNNTVPEEPEAISMMELVGAKVPLEKVLERLLFHLDGWYRVFTERPELMMAKVRERTFILGRMVRVIQDDNELIGRALDVLDDGSLLVDVSGQLKRVVYGDVSLRLF
- a CDS encoding dicarboxylate/amino acid:cation symporter, with protein sequence MKKGLLRAYLEVPVLQKILAALVLGIIAGIVLPGYAETLKPLGDLFVRLLKMLVMPVVLFSLIVGSASINPAKLGRVGVKIILYYLLTSAFAVFFGLLMGNLFKPGTGIELGTGAGKAIEAKAPSLVQTLLNVVPTNPFAAISSGQVLPTIFFAIIFGIAVSYLMNSRDERLRTSSETLYRVLDASAEAMYKIVGGVMQYAPIGVFALIYYVVGKFGPNVAGPLVKVVVAVYIGLTLQILLVYLVLLKIYGLDPVKFLKKAKDAMITAFVTRSSSGTLPVTMRVAEEEMGVDRGIFSFTLPLGATINMDGTALYQGVTVLFVAYAIGHPLTLGQQLVVVLTAVLASIGTAGVPGAGAIMLAMVLQSVGLDLTPGSPVALAYAMILGIDAILDMGRTMVNVTGDLTGTTIVAKTEGELDLSKWEK
- a CDS encoding alanyl-tRNA editing protein, with the protein product MTRKLYYEDAYLKEAKAKVLDVRENALLLDRTVFYPTGGGQPHDRGWINGVEVIDVYKDGDDVWHVLAEPGGFRKGDEVELRIDWDYRYRLMRMHSALHLLDHVLNVVLPGEWEPYGSGMSAEKGRYDIVYPENVNRWKEEIVETFNRLVDEGGEMKIWWEGETRYTQIRDFEVIPCGGTHVKDIREIGHLKKFKRSSLGKGKQRLEIWLSD
- a CDS encoding methyltransferase domain-containing protein, yielding MLYVRILGSLPEMAVDEVRAMLELGGGRITGRDYLLLRIEADEKAFPFLDRLGLSHEYGRLLIEADSVEELLQKAREVDWPIRGTFKVDTETMANCRHRTLDLPRKLGAVIHSMGFPVNLSKPDTVVRVHCGERLHAGVMLRFFDPADFENRKAHRRPFFRPISLHPRISRAMVNLTKARRELLDPMMGAGGILIEAALLGLKVYGVDIRPEMVEGAERNLRHYGVKDYELRLGDATELKELFGRSFEAVATDPPYGTSATLAGRRRNELYREVLRSIHDVLKPEGRVAIAFPADFRAMEEAGEVDLKPIARYYQRVHKSLERYFYVFER